The genomic interval TCTCGGAAATCACGCGCCTTAACGCCGAATACAGAGTTACGGGCGTAATAATCAATCTGCCTCTGCCGGAAAGAATAAGTTCCTATGAGGTACAGAGCGCGGTGTCCGGGGAAAAAGACGCGGAAGGACTTAACCCCGCCAATCTTGGAAATCTTATGCATACCGGCGCGCCGCGTTTTGTCCATCCGTGCGCGGCATCGGCCGTTATGGAATGCATAAAACATTCCGCGACAACGCTCAAAGGCAAGGAAGTCGTAATAGTGGGACACGGCGACGTCGTCGGCAAACCGCTCGCGGCAATGCTTTTGTCGTCTAAAATATCCGCGCCGACCGTCACCGTTTGCAATATTACTACGCGCGATTTGGCCTCGCACACCCGCCGCGCCGATGTGCTTGTTGTGGCTGCCGGAAAAGCCGGACTCGTAACAAGAGATATGGTCAAGGACGGCGCCGTAGTCATCGACGTCGGAATAAATACCGTGGAACTCATAGACGACCGCGGACAAAAAATAATAGACCCCAAAACCGGATTAACGGCGGTTCGCATCGTCGGAGACGTGGCTTTTGATGAAGTCGCGGAAGCGGCTTCGGCCATAACGCCGGTTCCGGGCGGAGTGGGACCGGTCACGTCGGCAATGCTGGTAAGAAACATGGTTTCTCTGGCATCCGTCCGCCGGCCCAAACAACAATGAAAATAATATCAAAGGCGTTCGATTTCAAAACTCCCGGTAATTGCGACATTGTCGACCTTACAGAGCGAGCCCGCAAAGCGCTGTCCGACACCGCTCTTAAAAACGGGCAACTTACGGTATTCGCTCCCGGCGCCACTTGCGCCGTCACGACGACAGAGTACGAGCCGGGACTGCTGGAAGACACCAAAGAAATATTTAAACGTATCGTCGCCGAGCGACCCTGGCGGCACGATGCCGAT from Elusimicrobia bacterium HGW-Elusimicrobia-1 carries:
- a CDS encoding bifunctional 5,10-methylene-tetrahydrofolate dehydrogenase/5,10-methylene-tetrahydrofolate cyclohydrolase, with amino-acid sequence MKAKIIDGRAIASKIVAAAREKIARPGAAPVVLVSVVVGDDPSVASYVITQKKVCAGAGILHETVKFDSTIAKRELLSEITRLNAEYRVTGVIINLPLPERISSYEVQSAVSGEKDAEGLNPANLGNLMHTGAPRFVHPCAASAVMECIKHSATTLKGKEVVIVGHGDVVGKPLAAMLLSSKISAPTVTVCNITTRDLASHTRRADVLVVAAGKAGLVTRDMVKDGAVVIDVGINTVELIDDRGQKIIDPKTGLTAVRIVGDVAFDEVAEAASAITPVPGGVGPVTSAMLVRNMVSLASVRRPKQQ
- a CDS encoding secondary thiamine-phosphate synthase enzyme, producing the protein MKIISKAFDFKTPGNCDIVDLTERARKALSDTALKNGQLTVFAPGATCAVTTTEYEPGLLEDTKEIFKRIVAERPWRHDADSPTGNAPSHLRASLVGPSLTIPFIDGNLTLGTWQSVVFIDFDNRPRSRKVIFQFIGE